Within the Candidatus Cloacimonadota bacterium genome, the region GCTATATCCGTGAAAAACTGGTCTCTACCTGATAAAGGAACTATAAATGCTTAATCCCGTGGAACTCATCCTCGCCAAGCGCGGGGGCAAGACCCTTTCCCAAAAAGACATAGAATCTTTCATCACCGCCTTTCTGGATGGCTCCATTCCCGAATACCAGATGAGCGCCCTGCTAATGGCCATCTATTTCCGGGGCCTGGATTCCGCCGAAATTGCCGCCCTCACCAAAAGCTACATCCAGAGCGGCCGGACCATCGAGTTCCCCGCGGAGCTTATAGTCGCGGACAAACATTCCACCGGCGGCGTGGGCGACAAGATCAGCCTCATGCTTGCCCCAATCGCGGCTTCTTTGGGCCTCACGGTGCCGATGATCTCGGGACGCGGACTCGGCCATACCGGCGGCACCCTGGACAAGCTGGAATCCATCCCCGGTTTCCGCACCCAATACAGCCCGGACGAGTTCAAGGCCCTGGTGGAGAAACACGGCTGCGCCCTGGTGGGGCAGTCCGAAGAACTTGTACCGGCGGACAAGCGCATCTACGCCCTGCGCGACGTTACCGCCACCGTGGAAAGCCCCGGCCTCATCACCGCCAGCATCATGAGCAAAAAGATCGCCGAGGGCGCCAAACACCTCGTGATCGACCTCAAGATCGGTAGCGGCGCCTTCATGCCCGATCTGGACAGCGCCCGGGAACTGGCCCGCCTGCTGGTGGATACCGGAGCCAGCTTCGGCCAGAAGGTCCAGGTGGTCTTTTCCAACATGAATTCCCCCCTCGGCCTGGCTGTGGGCAATGGCCTGGAAATGGTGGAGGCGATAGAATACCTGAAAGGCAACCCCCTGAGCGACACTTTCACCCTCACCACCGCGCTCACCTCCAGGCTGCTTTTGAGCGGAGGCCTGGCCCAAAGAGAAACCCAGGCCGTGGAGATGATCAAAAGCGCCGTGGACAGCGGCCGCGCCCTGGCCAAGCTGGAGGAAATCATCATTGCCCAGGGCGGAGATCCCCGCGTGCTGGAGGATTACAGCCTGCTGGGAACCAGCTCCGTGAAAATCCCCATCCTGGCCGAAACTGCCGGTTACGTGCGAGCCATCGACGCCCGCGCCATTGGTTATGCCCTGGTGCGGATCAAAGCCGGCCGGATGAAGGTTTCGGACACCCTTGATTACGGCGCAGGGGCCCTGCTCATCCCCAAAATCGGCGATTTCCTCGAGGCAGGTGACCCCATCGGAGAAATCCACGCCAACAACCCCACCCAGGCTGAATTGGTGGCCCGTCTCATCCGCGCAGCTTACACCATTAGCCCGGAGCCTGTGCCCAAGGAAGACCTGATCCTCGACAGTATCTGAACGCGATCGTTCCTTTGATATTGGAGCGCGAAAACCAGGCGGACAAACTGACGGACAAACTCAACACCCTCTTATGATAGCCCCATGCCCCCGTCATTCCTGGTTTGCCCCGGAATCCAGAAACAACCATCCAGCCCTCAAACCACGTCATTCCGGGCTTGCCCCGGAATCCAGTTTTATCTGTACATGGATCCCGGATCAAAGTCACCTCGCTGGCTCGCTGACGTCCGGGATGACGTATGTTCGGCTCTTCCGGCCAATGTCTTTACGCGTCATTCCTGGTTTGACCCGGAATCCAGACCGGGCGTAATAGCCTATAAACCTCCACCCGACCCCAAACCCACGTCATTCCGGGCTTGACCCGGAATCCAGTCCTTATCCCTTCATAGATCCCGGATCAAAGTCACCTCGCGGGCTCGCCGA harbors:
- a CDS encoding thymidine phosphorylase, which produces MLNPVELILAKRGGKTLSQKDIESFITAFLDGSIPEYQMSALLMAIYFRGLDSAEIAALTKSYIQSGRTIEFPAELIVADKHSTGGVGDKISLMLAPIAASLGLTVPMISGRGLGHTGGTLDKLESIPGFRTQYSPDEFKALVEKHGCALVGQSEELVPADKRIYALRDVTATVESPGLITASIMSKKIAEGAKHLVIDLKIGSGAFMPDLDSARELARLLVDTGASFGQKVQVVFSNMNSPLGLAVGNGLEMVEAIEYLKGNPLSDTFTLTTALTSRLLLSGGLAQRETQAVEMIKSAVDSGRALAKLEEIIIAQGGDPRVLEDYSLLGTSSVKIPILAETAGYVRAIDARAIGYALVRIKAGRMKVSDTLDYGAGALLIPKIGDFLEAGDPIGEIHANNPTQAELVARLIRAAYTISPEPVPKEDLILDSI